From a single Paenibacillus sp. FSL W8-0426 genomic region:
- the fabG gene encoding 3-oxoacyl-[acyl-carrier-protein] reductase, which yields MSKPLEGKNALVTGASRGIGRSIALALAEAGANVAVNYAGSQAAAEEVAEAIRAKGVKSITLQANVGVMDEAEQMVKATIEAWGNVDILVNNAGITRDNLIMRMKEEEFDQVIETNLKGVFNCLKAVTRPMMKQRSGKIINISSVVGVLGNAGQANYVAAKAGVIGLTKASARELASRGIAVNCVAPGFIETDMTKELSQELVDGMLSGIPLARLGQPDEIAGVVTFLASDASSYMTGQTLHVDGGMYM from the coding sequence ATGTCCAAACCATTGGAAGGAAAAAACGCGCTTGTTACGGGTGCCTCCCGAGGCATCGGACGCAGCATTGCGCTTGCGCTGGCGGAGGCCGGGGCTAACGTGGCCGTGAACTATGCAGGAAGCCAGGCTGCTGCGGAAGAGGTGGCTGAAGCGATTCGTGCCAAAGGCGTGAAGAGCATAACGCTTCAAGCGAATGTGGGCGTGATGGATGAAGCCGAACAAATGGTGAAAGCTACGATTGAAGCATGGGGCAATGTGGACATTCTGGTGAATAACGCCGGAATTACCCGCGACAACCTGATCATGCGCATGAAAGAGGAAGAGTTCGATCAGGTGATCGAGACGAATCTCAAAGGGGTGTTCAATTGCTTGAAAGCAGTGACACGTCCAATGATGAAACAGCGTTCAGGCAAAATCATCAACATTTCCTCTGTTGTCGGCGTGCTTGGAAATGCAGGGCAAGCTAACTATGTCGCTGCGAAAGCAGGGGTCATCGGTTTGACGAAGGCGTCTGCCCGCGAATTGGCATCCCGCGGTATTGCGGTCAATTGCGTGGCACCGGGCTTCATTGAAACCGATATGACCAAGGAACTGTCACAAGAGCTGGTCGATGGCATGTTAAGCGGCATTCCGCTTGCCCGTCTTGGCCAGCCGGATGAAATTGCCGGCGTGGTGACATTCCTCGCTTCGGATGCTTCTTCTTATATGACAGGGCAGACGCTGCATGTCGATGGCGGCATGTACATGTAG
- the ftsY gene encoding signal recognition particle-docking protein FtsY, with protein sequence MSFFKRLKDSIANKAESVTKQFKDGLEKTRKGLVEKVTDLVIRRKKIDEEFYEELEEILIGADVGVNTVLTLIDDLRDEVKKRRIEDAAELQPVLSEKLKDLLRGEQNSELRMNPDGITVILFVGVNGVGKTTTIGKLAHRFKQQGKKVMMAAGDTFRAGAIEQLEVWGQRAGVEVIKQQAGSDPAAVMYDAVQAAKQRGVDVLLCDTAGRLQNKSNLMEELNKIYRVIQREIPDAPHEVLMVLDATTGQNALSQAKLFGEKSGVTGLVLTKLDGTAKGGIVVAIRQELDLPVKLVGLGEKIDDLQPFDSEQFVHALFAGLIQEQSADDEKNEDTNES encoded by the coding sequence ATGAGTTTCTTTAAAAGGCTGAAGGATAGCATTGCAAACAAAGCGGAGTCGGTGACGAAGCAGTTCAAGGACGGTTTGGAAAAAACGCGCAAAGGGCTTGTGGAAAAGGTAACCGACCTGGTCATCCGCCGCAAAAAAATCGACGAGGAGTTCTATGAGGAGCTCGAAGAGATCCTGATCGGTGCCGACGTAGGGGTGAACACGGTTTTGACGCTGATCGACGACCTGCGCGACGAAGTGAAGAAGCGCAGAATCGAGGATGCGGCAGAGCTGCAGCCCGTGCTGTCGGAGAAGCTGAAAGACCTGCTCCGCGGGGAGCAAAACAGCGAATTGAGAATGAATCCGGATGGGATCACGGTTATTTTGTTTGTCGGGGTCAACGGCGTGGGCAAAACGACGACCATCGGCAAACTGGCCCATCGTTTCAAACAACAGGGCAAAAAGGTCATGATGGCTGCTGGAGATACATTCCGTGCCGGGGCGATTGAACAGCTGGAGGTATGGGGACAACGCGCCGGCGTTGAAGTCATCAAACAGCAGGCAGGTTCCGATCCGGCTGCGGTCATGTATGATGCCGTTCAGGCGGCGAAACAGCGGGGGGTGGACGTGCTGCTGTGCGATACGGCAGGCCGTCTGCAAAACAAATCGAACCTGATGGAAGAGCTGAACAAAATCTATCGTGTCATCCAGCGCGAAATTCCCGACGCTCCGCACGAAGTGCTGATGGTGCTTGACGCGACCACAGGCCAGAATGCACTTAGCCAAGCCAAGCTGTTCGGCGAGAAAAGCGGAGTTACGGGCCTGGTGTTGACCAAACTGGACGGCACAGCCAAAGGTGGAATCGTGGTAGCGATCCGCCAGGAGCTTGACCTTCCGGTCAAACTGGTCGGTTTGGGCGAAAAAATCGATGATCTTCAGCCGTTCGATTCGGAGCAGTTCGTTCATGCGCTCTTTGCCGGATTAATCCAGGAGCAGTCTGCCGACGACGAGAAGAACGAAGATACAAACGAATCGTAG
- the fabD gene encoding ACP S-malonyltransferase, producing the protein MGKIAFVFPGQGSQAVGMAKDAHDHVPASANIFRTADETLGFSLSSLIFEGPDTELKQTSNTQPALLTASIALLEAFKEKGIEPDYVAGHSLGEYSALVAADVLTFADAVSIVRARGQYMEQAVPGGQGAMAAVLGADREALGVLCRDVSAGGHAVELANMNCPGQIVISGVKEGVAAVAERVKEAGGKRAITLEVSGPFHSSLMKEAANKLADKLSGVTFSPARVPVVANVTARPAEDGEIPQLLKEQVYSPVLWEDSVTWLIEQGVDTFVEIGSGSVLTGLIKKTDKTVSLYNVNSLETLEATAAALQS; encoded by the coding sequence ATGGGTAAAATAGCATTTGTATTTCCCGGACAGGGATCACAGGCAGTCGGGATGGCAAAGGACGCTCATGATCACGTGCCTGCATCCGCGAACATTTTCCGTACAGCGGACGAGACGCTTGGCTTTTCGCTGAGTTCATTGATTTTTGAAGGTCCGGATACCGAGCTGAAACAGACATCGAATACACAACCGGCTCTGCTGACGGCAAGCATTGCCTTGCTTGAGGCTTTCAAAGAAAAAGGGATCGAGCCTGACTACGTGGCTGGACACAGTCTTGGCGAATACAGCGCATTGGTTGCAGCCGATGTACTGACTTTCGCGGATGCCGTGAGCATTGTGCGTGCGCGCGGCCAGTATATGGAACAAGCTGTACCTGGAGGTCAAGGAGCGATGGCAGCCGTGCTGGGTGCGGATCGGGAAGCGCTGGGGGTGCTTTGCCGGGACGTATCGGCTGGTGGTCATGCCGTGGAACTCGCAAATATGAACTGTCCGGGCCAGATTGTCATCTCGGGCGTGAAGGAAGGCGTTGCTGCCGTCGCTGAACGGGTGAAAGAAGCTGGCGGCAAACGCGCCATTACGTTGGAGGTTAGCGGTCCGTTCCATTCCTCGTTGATGAAGGAAGCTGCTAATAAACTGGCAGATAAACTGAGTGGCGTTACATTTTCTCCGGCGCGTGTGCCTGTCGTGGCCAATGTAACGGCAAGACCTGCCGAAGACGGTGAAATCCCGCAATTGTTGAAGGAACAGGTCTATTCTCCCGTATTATGGGAAGACAGTGTGACATGGCTGATCGAACAAGGCGTGGATACCTTTGTGGAAATCGGTTCAGGCAGCGTGCTGACAGGTTTGATTAAAAAGACAGATAAAACCGTCAGCCTGTATAACGTGAACAGCCTTGAAACGCTGGAAGCAACCGCGGCTGCGCTGCAATCCTAA
- the acpP gene encoding acyl carrier protein, protein MSDVLERVKRIVVDRLGADEAEVTLEASFKEDLGADSLDVVELVMELEDEFDLEISDEDAEKITTVGEVVNYIQSHT, encoded by the coding sequence ATGTCCGATGTATTGGAGCGTGTAAAACGCATCGTCGTCGACCGCTTGGGCGCAGACGAGGCTGAAGTTACACTTGAAGCATCTTTCAAGGAAGACTTGGGAGCTGATTCTCTCGACGTAGTAGAATTGGTTATGGAATTGGAAGATGAATTCGATTTGGAAATCTCTGATGAAGATGCAGAAAAAATTACGACCGTAGGTGAAGTTGTAAACTACATACAATCTCATACCTAA
- a CDS encoding beta-ketoacyl-ACP synthase III codes for MNNLRPVGVIGTGKYVPEKILTNSDLEKMVDTNDEWIVSRTGIRERHIAAPDQATSDLAYEAAVKALETAGMTGGDLDLIIVATITPDSAFPSTACILQDKLGAKGAAAFDLSAACSGFVYGLATATSFIQSGMYNNALVIGADTLSRITDYTDRNTCVLFGDGAGAVILGEVPEGRGFKSFDLGAEGAGGGLLKLEGGGSRLPASAETIENKQHYIYMNGREVFKFAVRVMGTATVDVLEKAGLDRTDVDLFVPHQANIRIIQSAMQRLELPEEKVVVNVDKYANTSAASIPLALVEAAEEGRMKEGDTVLMVGFGGGLTWGASVLVW; via the coding sequence ATGAATAATTTGCGCCCGGTAGGGGTTATTGGAACTGGTAAATATGTCCCAGAGAAAATTTTGACGAATAGCGATTTGGAAAAAATGGTGGATACCAACGACGAGTGGATCGTCAGCCGCACGGGCATCCGTGAGCGCCATATTGCGGCGCCGGACCAGGCGACTTCGGATCTGGCCTATGAAGCCGCCGTCAAAGCGCTTGAAACAGCCGGCATGACAGGCGGCGATTTGGACCTGATCATCGTGGCCACCATCACGCCGGATTCCGCATTCCCGTCGACGGCTTGCATCCTGCAGGATAAGCTCGGTGCCAAAGGCGCGGCAGCGTTCGATCTGTCTGCGGCTTGCTCCGGCTTTGTGTACGGGCTGGCAACAGCGACGAGTTTCATTCAAAGCGGCATGTACAACAATGCACTTGTGATCGGTGCCGATACGCTTTCCCGCATCACGGATTATACGGACCGCAACACCTGCGTGCTCTTTGGAGACGGAGCTGGAGCCGTTATTCTGGGTGAGGTTCCGGAAGGCCGCGGCTTCAAATCGTTCGATCTCGGAGCCGAAGGTGCCGGAGGCGGTTTGTTGAAATTAGAGGGCGGCGGCTCGCGTTTGCCTGCATCTGCCGAGACGATCGAAAACAAACAGCATTACATTTACATGAACGGGCGCGAGGTGTTCAAATTTGCGGTGCGCGTCATGGGGACGGCAACCGTTGACGTGCTTGAGAAAGCGGGCCTGGATCGCACAGATGTCGATCTGTTCGTTCCGCATCAGGCCAACATCCGCATTATTCAATCCGCGATGCAGCGGCTCGAGCTGCCGGAAGAGAAGGTTGTCGTCAACGTGGACAAATATGCCAACACTTCGGCTGCGTCGATCCCGCTTGCCCTCGTGGAAGCAGCGGAAGAAGGCCGCATGAAGGAAGGCGACACGGTGCTGATGGTCGGCTTCGGCGGCGGTTTGACTTGGGGTGCGTCCGTACTCGTTTGGTAA
- the plsX gene encoding phosphate acyltransferase PlsX: MRIVIDAMGGDNAPAATVEGALSAAAEWPDAQIVLVGDEGRLEPILSKAATKPANLSVRHASEVIGSDDEPVKAVRRKKDASMVVAGRMLKEGEADAMISAGNTGALMTTGLLVVGRMEGIERPALAPMIPTIDDVGVLALDLGANMDAKPEHLAQYALMGSLYRQKVQGIDSPRVGLLNVGTEEGKGNELTKNAYPLLKELPIRFVGNVEARDVLTAECDVLVCDGFAGNILLKSMEGTAGAIFSLLKEQFSSSLKSKLAAAVLMPELRGLKRKLDYTEHGGAPLLGLSKLVVKSHGSADGNAIKNAVRQARIAIQNQLVESISKEISGK, from the coding sequence ATGAGAATCGTGATTGATGCCATGGGGGGCGACAACGCCCCTGCGGCAACCGTGGAAGGCGCGCTGTCCGCTGCCGCGGAATGGCCTGACGCACAGATCGTATTGGTCGGCGACGAAGGCAGGCTGGAGCCGATCCTGAGCAAGGCAGCGACGAAACCTGCGAATTTGTCTGTGCGGCACGCATCCGAAGTGATCGGTTCGGACGACGAACCGGTCAAGGCGGTCCGTCGCAAAAAAGACGCTTCCATGGTCGTTGCCGGCCGCATGCTGAAGGAAGGCGAAGCAGACGCCATGATTTCGGCCGGCAATACCGGCGCGCTCATGACGACGGGGTTGTTGGTTGTAGGCCGCATGGAGGGCATTGAACGTCCCGCGCTTGCGCCGATGATTCCGACGATCGACGATGTCGGCGTGCTTGCGCTGGATTTGGGAGCCAATATGGATGCCAAACCGGAGCATCTTGCCCAGTATGCGCTCATGGGGAGCTTGTACCGCCAGAAAGTTCAGGGCATCGACTCGCCGCGAGTGGGCCTGCTTAATGTCGGCACGGAAGAAGGGAAAGGTAACGAGTTGACCAAAAACGCGTATCCTTTGCTGAAGGAACTGCCGATTCGTTTCGTGGGCAACGTGGAAGCGCGCGATGTGCTGACGGCTGAGTGCGACGTGCTTGTGTGCGACGGTTTCGCCGGCAACATTTTGCTGAAATCGATGGAAGGTACGGCTGGAGCGATCTTTTCACTGCTCAAAGAGCAGTTTTCATCTTCTTTAAAAAGCAAGCTCGCCGCTGCCGTGTTAATGCCTGAACTGCGCGGGCTGAAACGCAAACTGGATTACACGGAGCACGGGGGCGCGCCGCTGCTTGGCCTGAGCAAACTCGTTGTGAAGAGCCATGGCTCGGCGGATGGCAATGCGATCAAAAACGCGGTGCGTCAGGCGAGAATCGCCATTCAGAATCAACTGGTGGAGAGCATATCCAAGGAAATTAGCGGGAAGTGA
- the smc gene encoding chromosome segregation protein SMC, translating into MFLKRIELGGFKSFADKTEMEFVRGITAVVGPNGSGKSNISDGIRWVLGEQSAKSLRGGKMEDIIFAGSDARKAVNYGEVSLTLDNEDHALSLDFGEVTVTRRVHRSGDSEYFINKQACRLKDITELFMDTGIGKEAYSIIGQGRIEEILSTRSEDRRGIFEEASGIVKYKTRKRDATRKLDETEQNLLRIHDLVTELEDQIGPLKEQSEKAIHYKELRGQLKSKEISMYVYQIEQIHASWSKANARLEALKEEEVGLAAIVSTHDAKLESDRNALRLLESEVEQLQAELLQYSEATEKSEGHGELLKERFRHLQTNREQLRTSLESSEERHRERKAELIALREKYAALERELADVRNRLSEEEAKLVGVTGGISQQQEESLKGNLLELMNQMAQARNEIRYVDQQKENLERRMNRASEESGKWEGQKEVLERRKAEIQKKVAQLGKQIGDLRSGYISESERLNSLQKLLEESRGTVRKWEQKREAQISRRDTMKEMQDDFDGFMLGVKEVLKASRKGVLNGVHGAVAELVQVPERIELAVETAMGASLQHIVMENESVSRQAIAFLKQRQLGRATFLPLDVIRPRAIGAGERSMIEGMDGYVGIGADLVHYDSRYAAIIGSLLGNVIIAETLEHANKIAARCQYRFRVVTLEGDVVNAGGSMTGGSQHKKNSSLLSRKRQLDQLDQDILDTEQQIRKLHQGVEDIKSQLEQCQDKLDELRQSGDVTRNEEQQASMEMKQVEHELRHVLEQVAVAGQEKSGFTEELKDLDAARADAVKKLEELEEEEKATHRAIHAAEFARKANESAKEELQTQLTELKVREGKLDQERFSNEEQLRRLEREVSSLEKELKQNSTLLASMEADLKKTEQDSVKQIEDLNRFKLKKAESSRELDFKRAARSELSKKLELAESETKEQRVQLKAVEEQMRQTEISVNRLDVELESILRKLTDEYELGYELAKERYPVPEDVEGTRQEVQKLKRSIADLGDVNLGAIEEFQRVNERYEFLNDQKNDLVEAKTTLYQVIREMEDEMAKRFKSTFDAIRREFGTVFSKLFGGGRADLVLMDPERLLETGIDIVAQPPGKKLQNLQLLSGGERALTAMALLFAILHVKPVPFCVLDEVEAALDEANVVRFAQYLREFSEQTQFIVVTHRKGTMEEADVLYGVTMEEGGVSKLVSVKLEDEEAVIA; encoded by the coding sequence ATGTTTCTGAAACGTATTGAATTGGGTGGATTCAAGTCATTCGCCGACAAAACGGAAATGGAATTTGTCCGCGGCATTACCGCGGTGGTAGGTCCCAACGGGAGCGGGAAAAGCAACATTTCCGACGGGATCCGCTGGGTGCTTGGAGAGCAAAGCGCCAAATCGCTGCGCGGCGGCAAAATGGAAGATATCATTTTTGCCGGCAGTGATGCCAGGAAAGCCGTCAATTACGGCGAGGTTTCCTTGACGCTGGACAATGAGGATCATGCGCTGTCCCTGGATTTTGGTGAAGTGACGGTAACCCGCCGCGTGCATCGCAGCGGAGACAGCGAGTATTTTATTAACAAACAAGCCTGCAGGCTGAAGGATATTACCGAACTGTTTATGGATACCGGCATCGGAAAAGAGGCCTATTCCATTATCGGACAGGGAAGAATCGAGGAAATATTGAGCACCCGTTCCGAGGACCGGAGAGGCATCTTCGAAGAGGCTTCGGGAATCGTCAAATACAAAACGCGCAAACGGGACGCCACGCGCAAGCTCGATGAAACAGAACAGAATTTGCTGCGCATCCATGACCTGGTCACCGAGCTGGAGGATCAGATTGGCCCGCTGAAGGAGCAATCCGAAAAGGCGATCCACTATAAAGAGTTGCGTGGGCAGTTGAAATCCAAGGAAATTTCCATGTACGTGTACCAAATCGAACAGATCCATGCCTCCTGGAGCAAGGCCAATGCGCGTCTGGAAGCATTGAAGGAAGAAGAAGTCGGATTGGCTGCGATCGTATCCACGCATGATGCCAAGCTGGAGAGCGACCGGAACGCCTTGCGCCTGCTGGAGTCAGAGGTGGAGCAGCTTCAGGCAGAATTGTTGCAATACAGCGAAGCGACGGAGAAAAGCGAAGGGCATGGCGAGCTGTTGAAAGAACGTTTTCGCCATCTGCAGACGAATCGCGAACAACTGCGGACGAGCCTGGAATCGAGCGAGGAAAGACACCGGGAACGCAAGGCAGAACTCATTGCCTTGCGCGAGAAGTACGCTGCGCTGGAACGCGAGCTCGCCGACGTGCGGAATCGGCTTTCCGAAGAGGAGGCGAAGCTGGTCGGCGTTACCGGCGGCATCAGCCAGCAGCAGGAAGAAAGCCTGAAGGGCAATTTGCTGGAGCTGATGAACCAGATGGCCCAGGCGCGCAACGAAATTCGTTACGTGGACCAGCAGAAGGAAAATCTGGAGCGCCGAATGAACCGCGCTTCCGAGGAGTCCGGCAAATGGGAGGGCCAAAAGGAAGTTCTGGAACGCCGCAAGGCCGAAATCCAGAAAAAAGTCGCGCAGCTAGGCAAACAAATCGGTGATCTACGCAGCGGATATATTTCGGAAAGCGAACGGCTGAATTCTTTGCAGAAGCTGCTCGAAGAGAGCCGGGGCACGGTCCGGAAATGGGAGCAAAAGCGCGAGGCGCAGATTTCACGCCGGGATACGATGAAAGAAATGCAGGATGACTTCGACGGATTCATGCTGGGTGTCAAGGAAGTGCTGAAGGCATCGCGCAAAGGCGTGCTGAACGGCGTCCACGGCGCCGTGGCCGAATTGGTTCAGGTGCCTGAGCGGATCGAACTTGCCGTCGAGACGGCCATGGGGGCATCGCTGCAGCATATCGTCATGGAGAACGAATCGGTCTCCAGGCAGGCGATCGCTTTCTTGAAGCAGCGCCAGCTTGGACGGGCCACCTTTCTCCCGCTGGACGTCATCCGGCCGCGCGCGATCGGTGCCGGAGAGCGTTCCATGATCGAAGGCATGGACGGTTATGTCGGAATCGGAGCCGATCTGGTCCATTACGACTCACGTTATGCGGCCATTATAGGCAGTCTGCTTGGCAATGTCATCATTGCGGAGACGCTGGAGCATGCCAACAAAATTGCCGCGCGCTGCCAGTATCGTTTCCGGGTAGTTACGCTCGAAGGCGACGTGGTGAATGCGGGCGGTTCCATGACCGGGGGAAGCCAGCATAAAAAAAATTCCAGTCTGCTCAGCCGAAAACGCCAGCTGGATCAGCTGGATCAGGATATTTTGGATACCGAACAGCAGATCAGGAAGCTGCACCAAGGCGTGGAGGACATAAAGTCCCAATTGGAGCAATGCCAGGACAAGCTGGATGAGCTGCGCCAATCCGGGGACGTGACGAGAAACGAAGAGCAGCAGGCGTCCATGGAGATGAAACAAGTGGAGCATGAGCTTCGCCACGTGCTGGAGCAAGTCGCTGTCGCCGGACAGGAGAAGAGCGGGTTTACCGAGGAGCTCAAAGACCTGGACGCGGCCCGGGCGGATGCAGTCAAAAAGCTTGAAGAGCTCGAAGAAGAAGAGAAAGCGACGCATCGGGCGATCCATGCTGCCGAATTTGCCCGCAAAGCGAACGAATCGGCCAAGGAAGAACTGCAGACCCAGCTGACCGAGCTGAAAGTTCGGGAAGGGAAACTGGATCAGGAGCGTTTCTCGAATGAGGAACAGCTGCGGCGCCTCGAACGGGAAGTTTCCTCCCTGGAGAAGGAATTGAAACAAAATAGCACCTTGCTTGCATCAATGGAAGCGGACCTGAAGAAGACGGAACAGGACAGCGTGAAGCAGATCGAAGACCTGAACCGGTTCAAGCTGAAAAAAGCGGAGTCTTCCCGCGAATTGGACTTTAAGCGCGCCGCACGGAGCGAATTGTCGAAAAAGCTTGAGCTCGCCGAAAGCGAGACGAAGGAGCAGCGGGTTCAGCTCAAAGCGGTGGAAGAGCAGATGCGCCAGACGGAAATATCCGTCAATCGTCTGGATGTCGAGCTGGAGAGCATTTTGCGCAAGCTGACCGATGAATACGAGCTTGGCTACGAGCTGGCCAAAGAGCGATACCCTGTACCTGAAGACGTGGAAGGCACGAGGCAGGAAGTTCAGAAGCTTAAACGGAGCATTGCCGACCTGGGCGATGTCAATCTGGGTGCCATTGAAGAATTCCAGCGGGTCAACGAGCGTTATGAATTCCTGAACGATCAGAAGAATGACCTGGTGGAAGCCAAAACGACGCTGTATCAGGTGATCCGCGAGATGGAGGACGAGATGGCCAAACGGTTCAAATCAACGTTTGATGCCATTCGCCGCGAATTTGGCACGGTGTTCAGCAAATTGTTTGGCGGAGGACGCGCCGATCTCGTATTGATGGACCCTGAACGTCTGTTGGAAACGGGCATCGATATCGTCGCCCAGCCTCCGGGCAAAAAATTGCAAAACCTGCAGCTCTTGTCCGGCGGTGAACGGGCATTGACCGCAATGGCGCTTCTGTTTGCCATCCTGCACGTCAAGCCGGTTCCGTTCTGCGTGCTCGACGAGGTCGAGGCTGCGCTGGACGAAGCAAACGTGGTGCGTTTTGCCCAATATTTGCGCGAGTTCTCGGAGCAGACGCAGTTTATCGTGGTTACCCATCGCAAAGGCACGATGGAAGAGGCCGACGTGCTGTACGGGGTCACGATGGAGGAAGGCGGCGTTTCCAAGCTGGTTTCGGTCAAACTGGAGGACGAAGAGGCCGTAATCGCATAA
- the fabF gene encoding beta-ketoacyl-ACP synthase II, translating into MKQRVVITGMGVMTSLGKDLETFWGNLMAGKSGVSKIEAFDVSEYTTQIAAEIKDFNPEDYMDRKDARKMDRFVQFAVAAGFKAVEDSGLKINENIDAERFGVSIGSGIGGLGTWEDQHNALLQKGPKRVSPFFIPMMISNMASGQMSISLGAKGPNINVVTACATGTHSIGDSFKLIANGDADAMICGGAEATIRPTGLAGFCAMRAMSTRNDEPEKASRPFDTGRDGFVMGEGAGILILESLEHAQKRGARIYGEVIGYGLTGDAHHMTDPDPDGAARCMKMALRSAGIEPEAVDYINAHGTSTPAGDLSETTGIKKAFGDHAYKLAVSSTKSMTGHMLGAAGGVEAVICGLTLAHQTIAPTINLDNQDPECDLDYVPNVPRQADINVVMSNSFGFGGHNATIILKKFEA; encoded by the coding sequence TTGAAACAAAGAGTCGTAATTACCGGTATGGGCGTCATGACATCGCTCGGAAAGGATTTGGAAACGTTCTGGGGCAACCTGATGGCAGGAAAGTCCGGCGTCTCCAAGATCGAGGCTTTTGATGTGAGTGAATACACCACACAGATCGCGGCAGAGATCAAGGATTTTAATCCGGAAGATTACATGGATCGCAAAGATGCGCGCAAAATGGACCGTTTTGTTCAGTTTGCCGTTGCTGCGGGTTTCAAAGCCGTTGAAGACAGTGGTTTGAAAATCAACGAAAATATTGATGCAGAACGTTTCGGCGTGTCCATCGGTTCGGGCATCGGCGGATTGGGCACATGGGAGGACCAGCATAATGCGCTCCTGCAAAAAGGCCCTAAACGGGTAAGTCCGTTCTTCATTCCGATGATGATCTCCAATATGGCATCAGGTCAGATGTCCATCTCCCTGGGCGCCAAAGGACCGAACATCAACGTGGTCACGGCTTGCGCAACAGGAACTCATTCCATTGGTGATTCCTTCAAGCTGATTGCGAACGGTGACGCCGACGCGATGATCTGCGGCGGTGCCGAAGCGACGATCCGTCCGACGGGCCTTGCGGGATTTTGCGCCATGCGCGCCATGTCCACGCGCAATGATGAGCCGGAAAAAGCAAGCCGTCCTTTCGATACCGGTCGCGACGGTTTCGTGATGGGCGAGGGTGCGGGCATTCTGATCCTGGAATCGCTGGAGCATGCCCAGAAGCGCGGAGCGCGCATCTATGGCGAAGTCATCGGGTATGGCCTTACAGGTGATGCTCATCATATGACCGATCCTGATCCTGACGGCGCGGCACGCTGCATGAAGATGGCTCTTCGCAGTGCAGGCATCGAGCCGGAAGCCGTGGATTACATCAACGCACATGGCACATCGACGCCTGCGGGTGACCTTTCCGAAACGACGGGCATCAAAAAGGCATTTGGAGACCATGCGTACAAGCTGGCGGTGAGCTCCACCAAGTCGATGACGGGCCATATGCTGGGCGCGGCAGGCGGCGTGGAAGCCGTCATTTGCGGTTTGACGCTGGCGCACCAGACGATTGCGCCGACCATCAATCTGGACAACCAAGATCCTGAATGTGACCTGGACTACGTGCCTAACGTTCCTCGCCAAGCGGATATCAATGTTGTTATGTCCAACTCGTTTGGATTTGGCGGTCACAACGCAACCATCATTCTCAAAAAATTCGAAGCATAA
- the rnc gene encoding ribonuclease III, with translation MSEDLKQLQQKLQIKFDNRQLLKQAFTHASYVNEHRFSQHQDNERLEFLGDAVLELTVSEYLYQLYPDRPEGELTKLRASIVCEPSLVKFAEVLGFGQYVLLGKGEELTGGRTRPALLADVFESFIGALYLDQGLEPVRTFLEKHVFPLIVPGGKLQVSDFKTELQELTQHHNMGVLEYRIVEERGPAHEREFVSEVLMGQERLGRGTGRSKKEAEQQAASAALERLKLPEA, from the coding sequence TTGAGTGAAGATCTGAAGCAGTTACAGCAAAAACTTCAAATCAAATTTGACAACAGGCAGCTCTTAAAACAAGCGTTTACCCATGCTTCTTATGTAAACGAACACCGGTTCAGTCAGCATCAGGACAACGAACGCCTGGAATTTCTGGGCGATGCGGTGCTTGAGCTGACCGTATCGGAATACTTGTATCAACTGTATCCTGATCGGCCGGAAGGTGAACTGACCAAACTTCGGGCATCTATCGTATGCGAACCTTCCCTGGTCAAATTTGCTGAAGTTCTCGGTTTTGGACAGTACGTTCTTCTCGGCAAGGGAGAAGAACTGACGGGTGGTAGAACGCGGCCGGCATTGCTCGCTGACGTGTTCGAGTCTTTCATTGGCGCGTTGTATCTCGACCAAGGACTGGAACCCGTAAGAACGTTTTTGGAAAAACATGTGTTTCCGTTGATCGTCCCGGGCGGCAAGCTGCAGGTCAGCGACTTTAAGACGGAACTGCAGGAACTTACTCAGCATCATAATATGGGTGTCCTTGAATACCGCATTGTGGAGGAACGGGGACCTGCCCATGAACGGGAGTTTGTCTCCGAGGTCCTAATGGGTCAAGAACGGCTTGGCAGAGGCACAGGACGATCCAAAAAGGAAGCCGAGCAGCAGGCTGCATCTGCGGCTCTGGAGCGCTTGAAGCTGCCGGAGGCCTGA